In the genome of Ananas comosus cultivar F153 linkage group 11, ASM154086v1, whole genome shotgun sequence, one region contains:
- the LOC109717790 gene encoding disease resistance protein RGA2-like, giving the protein MALTFIAGSLASAIIGKLVDTCFSYIKSYPGLRGVRDELKRLDQALPQIQTVLTAVEEAASIAEQNEALDTWLWQLRDAVENAEDVLDELDYYELKKTIKDQDDEVRGILSKYKKKFDLFVNRKFSNDTPNRLGEAVKELDRVVAGMEPLVQLVTGLYGPSVKRQKLEEIKNARETSSLLTESEVLGRDEERDLIVEWLIKPGDADVDVSAFTIVGMGGLGKTTLAQLVNCDERVREYFDPIMWVCVSQDFDAAAITRKMLEGASSGSLGDKSLNALHEIVKQKLTSKRFLLILDDVWNDDKMMEWEKLGAPLKFGLRGSKILLTTRMGSVADMAAKVMKCKLESLNLNELEESDYMSLFNKNAFLNVNPDDYKNLQPIGQHIAKKLGGCPLAIKVMGGMLNSCMDYEYWKKILEENIMKLQQGKDGIMTILRLSYNHLPTNLQLCFRYCSLFPQDHMFKRKKLINMWIGSGLIPQSICDRQRLEDIENEYLNLLTRKSYFTCETNDNLVKITKEYFMHDLLHDLAQSVSLGECKRIGGDVAGNIIPKTIRHIHVEMINLLSIREISNLKNVRTLVISVREDNEHNADHALEFLEVIKGFKKLRLLILDVNFDPYKLPDALSSLIHLRYLSLSLGKVVNESIEYDGLTNLVNLRSLDVPHQVIENIPYIS; this is encoded by the coding sequence ATGGCTTTAACTTTCATAGCCGGATCGTTGGCGTCGGCGATCATCGGGAAGCTCGTTGATACATGCTTTTCCTACATCAAATCTTACCCTGGGCTGCGAGGCGTGCGGGACGAGCTGAAAAGGCTGGATCAGGCCCTTCCGCAGATCCAGACAGTCTTGACTGCCGTAGAGGAGGCGGCGTCGATTGCAGAGCAGAACGAAGCGCTGGATACGTGGCTGTGGCAGCTCAGAGATGCTGTGGAGAACGCGGAGGACGTGCTCGACGAGCTGGACTACTACGAGCTGAAGAAGACTATAAAAGATCAAGATGACGAGGTGCGTGGCATTCTCTCTAAATACAAGAAAAAGTTTGACCTTTTTGTTAATCGTAAATTTAGCAACGACACACCGAACCGGTTGGGGGAGGCCGTCAAGGAGTTAGATAGGGTTGTTGCTGGTATGGAGCCACTAGTTCAACTTGTTACTGGGTTATATGGCCCTAGTGTTAAGCGTCAAAAGCTCGAGGAAATCAAGAATGCTCGCGAGACTAGCTCCTTGCTAACCGAAAGTGAGGTGCTCGGACGAGACGAGGAGAGGGACCTGATAGTAGAATGGCTTATCAAACCGGGAGATGCCGATGTTGATGTCTCCGCTTTTACAATTGTTGGCATGGGTGGGCTCGGGAAGACTACTCTTGCTCAACTAGTCAATTGCGACGAAAGGGTGCGAGAGTACTTCGACCCGATTATGTGGGTCTGCGTTTCTCAGGATTTCGATGCAGCTGCGATAACAAGAAAGATGTTAGAAGGTGCAAGTAGTGGGAGTTTGGGTGATAAGTCTCTAAATGCACTCCATGAAATTGTTAAACAGAAACTTACATCGAAGAGGTTTTTGCTCATACTGGATGATGTTTGGAACGATGATAAAATGATGGAGTGGGAGAAATTGGGTGCTCCTTTGAAATTCGGACTGAGAGGAAGCAAGATCCTGTTGACAACTCGAATGGGTTCAGTTGCGGATATGGCAGCAaaagtaatgaaatgcaaaCTAGAATCATTAAATCTAAATGAGTTGGAGGAGAGCGATTATATGTCGCTTTTCAATAAGAATGCATTCCTCAATGTGAATCCTGATGATTATAAAAACTTGCAACCGATTGGTCAACATATAGCGAAGAAACTTGGAGGATGCCCATTGGCAATAAAAGTCATGGGAGGAATGCTGAACTCCTGCATGGACTATGAATATTGGAAGAAAATCTTGGAAGAAAACATCATGAAATTACAACAAGGAAAGGATGGCATCATGACAATTTTGAGATTAAGCTACAATCACTTACCCACAAACTTACAACTCTGCTTTAGATATTGTAGTTTATTTCCACAGGATCATATGTTTAAGAGGAAAAAGTTGATCAATATGTGGATTGGTTCAGGTCTGATTCCGCAATCTATTTGCGACAGGCAAAGGCTAGAGGATATCGAAAATGAGTATTTAAATCTTCTGACAAGAAAATCATACTTTACTTGCGAAACCAATGATAATCTAGTGAAAATTACTAAAGAGTATTTTATGCACGATCTGCTGCATGACCTAGCACAATCTGTTTCTCTAGGGGAATGCAAAAGAATAGGAGGTGATGTTGCAGGAAATATTATTCCAAAAACAATTCGACACATACATGTTGAGATGATAAATCTTCTTTCCATCAGAGAGATCTCCAATCTTAAGAACGTGCGCACTCTTGTCATTTCTGTTAGAGAGGATAATGAGCATAATGCAGATCATGCACTTGAATTTCTCGAGGTTATAAAAGGGTTTAAAAAGTTACGCTTATTGATCTTAGATGTGAATTTTGACCCTTATAAACTgcccgatgcacttagtagctTGATACACCTccgctacctatctctttcacTAGGGAAAGTTGTGAATGAAAGTATTGAATATGATGGCTTGACCAACTTGGTAAATTTGCGTTCATTAGATGTTCCCCATCAAGTGATAGAAAATATTCCTTATATTAGCTAA
- the LOC109717517 gene encoding putative disease resistance protein RGA1 → MSSEEAMEAKLNEKENLKSLSLEWSEDRSNSAETDEQLLDNLCPHINLKKMCIRQYQDCSFFKSSSGCAFPSLKDLHLWDMPNLEEWIGVDDGCMFSQLHYMYITNCPNLREIPALPYSLRELKISNVGLTALPTINRNYTDNNRQEHSQGLESLDIKRCEKLEYVPTEFFQKFDSLKSLRIVNCPKLTKHWNSDIQLPSTLNHLTTGSCGDLEVPLLWLADLTSLSGLKLVDCATITSLPPAQVCAQWTTLSYLAIKNCKGLSSLGGIQALVSLCWLEIRGCDKLIQVALQLQPPFPNDVGQKKNAVLDRFLKNGELSIDHHTLLLMEPLRSLSSINLLTLSDASQLTTLPEEWLLQNCAALKDLQIWNAVSLQSLPQSMTKLCSLKCLEVLNANLIRSLPDLPTSLRALVITGCHPVLKERCQENGGLDWLKIAHIPRRMIKQL, encoded by the exons ATGAGTTCTGAAGAAGCTATGGAGGCCAAGCTGAATGAGAAAGAAAATCTCAAATCACTGTCATTGGAATGGTCTGAAGACCGCTCCAATAGTGCAGAAACGGATGAGCAGCTCCTCGATAACCTCTGCCCTCATATCAATCTCAAGAAAATGTGCATCAGACAATACCAAG ATTGTTCATTCTTCAAAAGTAGCAGTGGATGTGCCTTTCCATCATTGAAGGATTTACATTTATGGGACATGCCTAACTTGGAGGAGTGGATTGGAGTAGATGATGGATGCATGTTTTCTCAACTTCATTATATGTATATCACTAACTGCCCTAATTTGAGGGAAATTCCTGCTCTGCCGTATAGTCTAAGGgaattgaaaatttcaaatgtcGGCTTGACTGCTCTTCCAACAATAAATCGGAATTACACAGACAACAAT CGGCAAGAACATTCTCAGGGTCTTGAAAGCTTAGACATCAAACGATGTGAGAAGCTTGAATATGTTCCAACAGAGTTTTTTCAGAAATTCGACTCCCTCAAATCACTTCGTATAGTAAATTGCCCGAAGTTGACAAAACATTGGAACTCGGACATCCAACTGCCCTCTACACTCAATCATCTCACTACTGGGTCATGTGGCGACCTTGAGGTGCCACTGCTATGGTTGGCAGATTTAACCTCTCTTTCCGGGTTGAAATTAGTCGATTGCGCAACCATAACATCCCTTCCCCCAGCGCAAGTGTGTGCACAGTGGACGACGCTTTCCTATTTAGCAATAAAGAACTGCAAAGGACTGTCGTCATTAGGCGGAATACAAGCTCTCGTATCCCTCTGTTGGTTAGAAATTAGAGGGTGTGACAAGCTAATTCAAGTTGCCCTGCAGCTGCAGCCTCCGTTCCCAAACGATGTCGGCCAAAAAAAGAATGCAGTACTGGACCGCTTTTTGAAGAATGGTGAACTATCAATTGACCACCACACGCTCCTGCTCATGGAGCCATTGAGAAGTCTCTCCTCCATCAACTTGTTGACTCTCTCTGATGCTTCACAACTCACCACCTTACCTGAGGAATGGCTACTGCAAAATTGCGCTGCCCTCAAAGATTTACAAATATGGAATGCGGTCTCCCTTCAGTCCCTCCCCCAGAGCATGACAAAACTGTGCTCCCTCAAGTGTTTAGAAGTACTGAATGCTAATCTCATCCGGTCTCTTCCAGATCTGCCTACTTCACTGCGTGCTCTAGTCATCACCGGGTGTCACCCTGTGTTGAAGGAGCGATGCCAAGAGAATGGTGGCCTTGATTGGCTTAAGATTGCCCACATCCCTAGAAGGATGATTAAACAGTTGTAG